From a single Deinococcus malanensis genomic region:
- a CDS encoding response regulator: MNKELHRVLLVEDDADIQAVALIALEDIGGLQVQTCDTGFEALERFEQFGPDLVLMDVMMPGLSGPETLTALRALPGGQHVPVAFMTAKVQRGEVQEYLSLGAVGVIPKPFEPMTLADDLRALLQTHYAGTLHVSREEEEERAFQAQLQELNLRFTEDLPVRVAGLRETWEAVRRHDVPPHELSRQAHSLVGTGATLGFGQLAQVAARIEDDPALTGKRTLDAQAAEHIESLLVELEAVARAKRE, from the coding sequence ATGAATAAAGAACTGCACCGGGTGTTGCTGGTCGAGGACGACGCCGACATTCAAGCTGTGGCATTGATCGCTCTGGAAGATATCGGTGGCCTGCAGGTGCAGACCTGCGATACGGGGTTTGAGGCCCTCGAACGTTTCGAGCAGTTCGGGCCCGATCTCGTGCTGATGGATGTGATGATGCCCGGGTTGTCAGGTCCAGAAACCCTCACAGCGCTGCGTGCCCTTCCAGGCGGACAGCATGTTCCAGTCGCCTTTATGACGGCCAAGGTGCAACGGGGCGAGGTGCAGGAGTACCTTTCCCTGGGTGCGGTCGGCGTTATTCCCAAACCCTTCGAACCGATGACGCTGGCGGACGACCTGCGTGCCCTGCTTCAGACGCATTACGCCGGGACCCTTCACGTCTCACGGGAAGAGGAAGAGGAGCGCGCATTTCAAGCGCAGCTGCAGGAACTCAACTTACGCTTCACCGAAGACCTGCCGGTCCGCGTTGCGGGTCTGCGGGAAACCTGGGAAGCCGTGAGGCGGCACGATGTTCCGCCTCACGAGCTTTCCCGGCAAGCCCATTCACTGGTCGGCACAGGCGCCACCCTTGGTTTCGGGCAACTTGCCCAGGTTGCCGCGCGTATCGAGGACGACCCGGCGCTGACCGGGAAACGCACGCTTGATGCGCAGGCAGCTGAGCACATCGAAAGCCTGCTGGTCGAGTTGGAAGCCGTCGCGCGCGCCAAGCGGGAATAG
- a CDS encoding lipopolysaccharide biosynthesis protein: MIRKVIQGGGVLFLSMLVVNVLNYGYAVVLGRVFGPSEYGAYASFISLFLLVALLPLTLQQAGARYAAINESVAAYTTRLAWIAGGGFGLVLVAGSFWLSPLLNLPAGWLVWLGVLVPFYAWLGVLRGEAQGLQNFRGFGLNMVLEHAIKILLTPLALLVLPGATGAVAATLAALPATIWHLKRYQSTLQVTLARQQEVLQYSAPVFTNLGAQAVIINSDILMVNALLPRQEAGIYAAVAMIGRVVFYSSWAIGTALFPMVSARQNAGASPRLLLWVALGTVGLISGGITLVCAVAPEWVLGLLYGDAYLPGAPLVGPYALLTTLYALASAISNHYLALGEHAAGYLPLLGAAAQLVLIGLFHDTLSEVVWSQMAAKGGLLVLSLLSVVWFERRRQRSG, encoded by the coding sequence ATGATCAGGAAGGTGATTCAGGGTGGAGGAGTCCTGTTCCTCTCGATGCTGGTGGTCAATGTCCTGAATTATGGGTATGCGGTGGTGCTGGGACGGGTATTCGGGCCGTCGGAATATGGGGCCTACGCGTCGTTTATTTCCCTGTTCCTCCTCGTAGCCCTGCTGCCGCTCACGTTGCAGCAGGCAGGAGCGCGGTACGCTGCCATAAATGAAAGCGTGGCGGCCTACACAACCCGCCTCGCCTGGATCGCTGGAGGCGGGTTCGGCCTGGTGCTGGTAGCCGGGTCGTTCTGGCTCTCCCCGCTGCTGAATCTTCCCGCAGGCTGGCTCGTCTGGCTGGGAGTGCTGGTTCCTTTCTACGCATGGCTGGGGGTTCTGCGCGGGGAAGCTCAGGGACTACAGAACTTCCGCGGCTTCGGCCTGAACATGGTGCTCGAGCATGCCATAAAGATTCTGCTGACCCCTCTGGCACTCCTGGTCCTGCCGGGAGCCACAGGGGCGGTGGCGGCCACCCTGGCTGCGCTGCCCGCCACCATTTGGCATCTGAAGCGCTATCAGAGCACCCTTCAGGTCACACTCGCCCGTCAGCAGGAGGTACTGCAGTATTCAGCTCCGGTGTTCACCAACCTGGGCGCTCAGGCCGTCATCATCAACAGTGACATCCTCATGGTGAACGCCCTCCTGCCACGCCAGGAGGCAGGCATCTATGCGGCCGTCGCGATGATTGGCCGTGTGGTGTTTTACAGTTCCTGGGCCATCGGGACCGCGCTGTTTCCTATGGTCTCCGCGCGGCAGAACGCCGGAGCCTCCCCCCGCCTGCTGTTGTGGGTCGCGCTGGGAACCGTGGGCCTGATCAGTGGGGGAATCACACTGGTGTGCGCGGTGGCTCCTGAGTGGGTCCTTGGACTGCTGTATGGAGACGCTTACCTCCCTGGAGCACCACTGGTCGGCCCGTATGCGCTGCTGACGACGCTTTATGCTTTGGCCAGTGCGATCAGCAACCATTATCTGGCGCTAGGCGAGCATGCCGCAGGTTACCTCCCGCTTCTTGGGGCCGCCGCGCAACTGGTTTTGATCGGTCTCTTCCATGACACCCTCAGCGAGGTTGTCTGGAGCCAGATGGCCGCCAAGGGGGGACTGCTGGTGCTGAGCCTTCTCTCTGTGGTGTGGTTTGAGAGGAGAAGACAACGTTCTGGTTAA
- a CDS encoding response regulator: MPQRTFHAGRFSKTLRASEAFLIRRGVPLRAFLLRPLWLPLLLLLLVTLTVAWSVVRNAHYEDLVRRSQGHQTLVSNIQNNIVDLETGQRGFIITLDPDFLQPYTAARQDLPRHLATLRASLRDDPAEGAMRQLQRIEEVERLINEWDRRGGGVALRLVRTDYAAAVAQVRSGEGKRLVDRIRETILEFRRNEFAQQQRWAQESTRALRLALLVTVLGVLLAALMFFVVLQRTASSVSRVLQSLAASTAGIAKGEMDSPLPPHAITEVAALASNLSQMGQKLFQRERERDANLTELRDSERRQKALIDAIPDILMRVGKDGVIHSFKPPGDLENPEWVNAMVGHHVPDVLPPSVAEVLMAGVTQSLRTGQPERAEFSMDMVSVTPNEPGILDFEARFVPVFEQEALIIARDITDLKRVERLKNEFVSTVSHELRTPLTSIRGALSLIASGTLGDLQPRGKKLVEIGLNNSERLVRLINDLLDMEKIESGKLEFDMRELDITSVVQRAAEDNRTYAQQFGVTLDVVPSTQTARVKGDEDRLLQVLTNLISNAVKFSPHGSSVGISTALHGARVRVSVRDRGPGIPQEFRARIFGRFAQADSSVTREKGGTGLGLSISKAIVDRHEGHMYFEDHPEGGTVFAFELPVVTPVIQRVPTADDAGEGPLRILVCEDDQDIAHLLQLILRQAGFDSDVAYNAQEAEEKLAQRHYNALVLDLMLPDRDGVSFIQELRQRPQTATLSIVVVSAVADERRELIHGDAVSVVDWINKPVDTTRLVSAVRLASSRGTDRPVRILHVEDDADLRDVVKEVLHDVATLDQAESLAEARRMLRGQSFDLVLLDPGLPDGNGLDLLPEMRLMSPPMPVLVFSAGELERVNAERVAASLVKSRTSNEELLEKIRALIPPAVSGDPHE, encoded by the coding sequence ATGCCGCAACGCACATTCCATGCAGGCCGCTTTTCCAAGACCCTCAGGGCGTCAGAAGCCTTCCTGATCCGCCGAGGCGTTCCTCTCCGGGCCTTCCTGCTGCGGCCCCTGTGGCTCCCCCTGCTGCTGCTGCTGCTCGTGACCCTGACGGTCGCCTGGTCCGTGGTCCGGAACGCACACTATGAGGATCTGGTCCGGCGATCACAGGGGCACCAGACCCTGGTGAGTAACATCCAGAACAACATTGTCGACCTCGAGACCGGCCAGCGGGGCTTTATCATCACGCTTGACCCCGATTTTCTCCAACCTTACACCGCAGCACGGCAGGACCTTCCCAGGCATCTGGCCACCCTGCGCGCCTCGCTCCGGGATGATCCGGCCGAGGGAGCCATGAGGCAACTCCAGCGGATCGAGGAGGTGGAACGGCTGATTAACGAATGGGACCGCCGTGGAGGAGGCGTGGCCCTGCGCCTGGTGCGCACGGATTACGCAGCCGCTGTCGCGCAGGTGAGAAGTGGGGAGGGCAAGCGGCTGGTCGACAGGATTCGGGAGACCATCTTGGAGTTCAGGAGGAACGAATTCGCCCAACAGCAACGCTGGGCGCAGGAGAGCACACGAGCACTTCGGCTGGCCCTGCTGGTCACTGTTCTGGGCGTGCTGCTGGCCGCACTGATGTTCTTCGTGGTCCTGCAACGCACGGCCTCAAGTGTGTCACGCGTGCTGCAAAGCCTTGCTGCAAGCACCGCCGGGATCGCCAAGGGTGAGATGGATTCGCCTCTTCCCCCACATGCCATCACGGAGGTGGCTGCCCTGGCATCCAATCTGTCCCAGATGGGGCAGAAACTGTTTCAACGGGAGCGGGAGCGGGACGCCAACCTTACGGAACTGAGGGACAGCGAGAGGCGCCAGAAAGCGCTTATTGACGCCATTCCAGACATCCTGATGAGGGTTGGCAAAGATGGAGTAATCCACTCGTTCAAACCGCCTGGGGACCTAGAGAATCCAGAGTGGGTGAACGCGATGGTCGGTCATCATGTTCCTGATGTTCTGCCCCCCAGCGTGGCTGAGGTTCTGATGGCTGGAGTGACTCAGAGCCTCCGTACAGGACAGCCAGAGCGCGCCGAGTTCTCCATGGACATGGTCAGTGTGACTCCGAATGAGCCGGGCATCCTGGACTTCGAGGCCCGGTTCGTGCCCGTATTCGAGCAGGAGGCATTGATTATCGCGCGGGACATTACTGACCTGAAACGGGTAGAGCGTCTTAAGAATGAATTTGTGTCTACGGTCAGTCACGAACTCCGGACTCCGTTGACGTCCATCCGCGGGGCTCTCAGCCTCATCGCCAGTGGCACTCTGGGAGACCTTCAGCCGCGCGGTAAGAAACTGGTGGAAATCGGGCTGAACAACAGCGAACGGCTGGTACGCCTGATCAACGACCTGCTCGACATGGAGAAAATCGAGTCCGGCAAGCTGGAATTTGACATGCGCGAGCTGGACATCACGTCTGTTGTCCAGAGGGCCGCTGAGGATAACCGGACCTACGCACAGCAATTTGGCGTGACTCTCGACGTCGTCCCATCCACCCAAACGGCGCGGGTCAAGGGAGATGAGGACCGGCTGTTACAGGTCCTCACCAACCTGATCTCCAATGCAGTCAAATTCTCCCCCCACGGAAGCTCGGTCGGTATTTCTACCGCACTGCACGGCGCGCGTGTGCGGGTCTCAGTCCGCGACCGTGGTCCTGGCATCCCTCAGGAGTTCCGCGCACGGATTTTTGGAAGGTTCGCGCAGGCGGATTCATCTGTTACCCGGGAAAAGGGAGGGACAGGCCTGGGACTCAGTATCAGTAAAGCCATCGTGGACCGGCATGAAGGTCACATGTATTTTGAGGACCATCCGGAGGGCGGAACGGTGTTCGCCTTTGAGCTGCCGGTTGTGACACCAGTCATCCAGCGGGTCCCAACTGCTGATGATGCAGGTGAGGGTCCACTGCGGATACTCGTGTGTGAGGACGATCAGGACATCGCCCACCTGCTGCAACTCATCCTCCGGCAAGCAGGCTTCGACTCCGATGTCGCGTACAACGCACAAGAGGCAGAAGAGAAACTCGCCCAGCGGCACTACAACGCACTGGTACTGGACCTGATGCTGCCTGACCGGGATGGGGTCAGCTTCATCCAGGAGCTGAGACAACGCCCTCAGACAGCGACACTCTCCATTGTCGTCGTATCGGCCGTGGCCGACGAGCGGCGAGAGCTCATCCACGGGGATGCGGTCTCGGTGGTGGACTGGATTAACAAGCCCGTCGATACGACCAGACTCGTCTCTGCTGTACGGCTCGCGTCCAGCCGTGGTACCGACCGCCCAGTTCGTATCCTCCATGTGGAAGATGATGCGGACCTGCGCGACGTCGTGAAGGAAGTCCTCCACGACGTCGCGACCCTGGATCAGGCAGAAAGCCTTGCTGAAGCGCGTCGGATGCTGCGTGGCCAGTCATTCGACCTGGTCCTGCTCGACCCTGGCTTGCCCGACGGGAACGGCCTTGATCTGTTGCCGGAAATGCGTCTGATGTCACCACCGATGCCCGTCCTGGTTTTTTCTGCGGGTGAACTGGAGCGGGTCAATGCCGAAAGGGTGGCTGCGTCTCTGGTGAAGTCACGCACGTCCAACGAGGAACTGCTCGAAAAAATCCGTGCCCTCATTCCCCCTGCCGTGTCTGGAGACCCTCATGAATAA